A portion of the Cryptomeria japonica chromosome 5, Sugi_1.0, whole genome shotgun sequence genome contains these proteins:
- the LOC131076595 gene encoding GTP-binding protein SAR1A, whose product MFLIDWFYNILANLGLWRKEAKILFLGLDNAGKTTLLRVLKDERLVQHEPTRHPTSEDLMIGRVRFKAFDLGGHQISRKLWRDYYTQVDGIVYLVDSADENRFPESRKELDAIIMDESIQNVPILILGNKIDLPKAVSKEKFKYELGLSFAGNSVRPIGIFMCSVVCQMGYGEGIEWLSQNI is encoded by the exons ATGTTTCTGATTGACTGGTTTTACAATATTCttgcaaatcttggtttatggagAAAGGAGGCCAAAATTCTCTTCTTGGGTCTCGATAACGCTGGCAAAACTACTCTGTTGCGTGTGCTTAAGGATGAG AGGTTGGTGCAACATGAACCCACAAGGCATCCCACATCAGAAGATCTCATGATAGGAAGAGTCAGATTCAAGGCTTTTGATTTGGGTGGTCATCAGATTTCTAGGAAATTATGGAGAGACTATTATACTCAG GTAGATGGCATTGTGTATCTGGTTGATTCAGCAGATGAAAATCGGTTTCCAGAGTCGAGAAAAGAACTTGATGCAATAATTATGGATGAATCTATACAGAATGTTCCCATTTTGATCTTGGGAAACAAGATTGATTTACCTAAAGCTGTCTCTAAAGAGAAGTTTAAGTATGAATTAGGATTGAGCTTCGCAGGAAATAGTGTTAGGCCTATTGGGATCTTTATGTGCAGTGTCGTTTGCCAAATGGGATATGGCGAAGGAATAGAATGGTTGTCACAGAATATCTGA